The DNA sequence TGCGATCTGTCAGGCTTAGGAGATTTCCAGGCAACAAAATACCTGTAAGGGCATTTCGCGAAACGCCCTTACGGAATCATGTGCAGCGAAGCCAATTCAAATTGGTATCAGAAATCTCCTTAAGTTTTTGACTGTCTCACTGGGATCTGAATCAAAAATTGCGTGCCCTGCCCCTCAACCGAATGACACTGCAACTCTCCGTTGTGGCGTTCGGTGACAATTTGATAACTGATCGCTAAGCCCAAGCCAGTACCCTTACCTACAGGTTTAGTCGTAAAGAATGGATCGAATAGCCGTTGTTGCACCGCTTCAGGAATGCCAGGTCCATTATCTTCGATGCAAATCGCAATCTGATCGCCGTTGTTAGAATCCTGGGTCAAACGAGTGTTGATGGTGATCTTCGCTGGGCTGTCGGAGTTGGAGTACAAGTTCTTCAGGTGAAACTCTTCGAGTGCATCGATCGCATTACTCAAGATATTCATAAACACCTGATTGAGCTGTCCCGCATAACATTCCACCGGAGGCAGCTTGCCGTAGTCTTTGATCACCTGTATGCCCGGAAAGTGGGGTCTGGGTTTGAACCGATTTTGCAGAATCATCAAAGCACTATCAATGCTTTCGTGGATATCGACCCCTTTCACTTCGGCTTCATCCAGACGAGAGAAGATGCGGAGGGATTTGACAATCTCTCGAATGCGTTGAGCACCCACTTGAATGGATGAGAGGAGCTTGGGCAGGTCTTCTCGAATGAACTCCAGATCAATGAACTCTGTCTTGTCTTGAATGGACTGGGGTGGTCGAGGATAGTGCAGTTGATACAGCTCAATGAGTTCTAACAACTCTTGAATGTATTGATTAGCGTGAACAAGGTTGCCGTAGATGAAATTCACAGGATTGTTGATTTCGTGGGCAATGCCCGCAATCAGTTGACCCAGACTGGACATCTTTTCGCTCTGAATCAACCGGAGCTGAGTTTTTTTCAACGTTTCCAGCGTTTCATTCAGCAGTTGCACCTGTGCCTGGGTCTGGCTGTAGAGATGGGACTGGGTAATGGCGATCGCCAGTTGGTCGGCTACGACATTGAGGAGTTCTTGATCGTCACGACTGAGGGGATGGCTGTCTAACCCAATCAAATAGCCAGTGCGTTTTTCTTGAGTTGGAATGGCGATCGACAGATAGCTGCCCGCTTGCAACTTCAATAGACCAGAGGGTTTTGCCTCTGGATTCACTGGCATCAGGCAAACAAACTTGCCATCCTGCAACGCTTTTGGCAGGTCGAGGTCGATGCTGGTTTGAAATTGGGTTCCCTCGACAAAGGCTTTTTGAGGAAACATGAAAAACAACTCAAACCGTTGTGTTTGCGGATCATACCAACCAAATAAGACCCGTTTGAGTTTGAGCAGAGCAGCTAGTTCAGTGATGGTGGTCTGAACGATAACTCGCAAATCTAATGATTCTCGGATGCGATTGATCAAACGGTTGAGCAGTGCCTCTTGTGCAATCCGGGTGCGAGCCCGCTCTAACAGTTGTAATTGTCGCCAAACACCAATCAGGGCAATGATAATTAACCCACCCAAAACCGACGCCAGAATGTTGAGTGCGCCTAACTGAGACTCGATATCTTCACGCGGAATCACCAGTGCAACTGACCAGTTTGCCTGCTGTAACGGGGTATAGGCGATATATCGCCACCGCCCATCAATGTAAGCCAGATCAATGCCCTCTTGCAGGTCTGTCATACGGCGGGCAATCATGGCTAAGTCCCGGTTCTCTGAGTCCAAAAAGCTAGGCACTTCGCGCTCAGGAGTGCCAATCAAGCTCAGGTCAGGATGGGCGATCGCCACTCCCTCTGAATTCAACGCGAAG is a window from the Oscillatoria sp. FACHB-1407 genome containing:
- a CDS encoding sensor histidine kinase is translated as MKQPTQPNANSTTDPTPADVESTNVVVKKPNSSLFHAQLDRLQPRWRSRSFIGLLLFVGVTVVVGVTAVTSYKVVRLLLLQNLKQQALSQVQQGRGELDAWLATRKAEVVTLANSPVVRSLDWTTTEPYLQSELERIQEFYLFAVVRPDGSLANTLVGRTDTTVGDREWFQRGIRGETWISDPMVERTARAVLLNIVAPILQPEQSEPVGVLAGSITANHLSQIVDQLNAGPESYAFALNSEGVAIAHPDLSLIGTPEREVPSFLDSENRDLAMIARRMTDLQEGIDLAYIDGRWRYIAYTPLQQANWSVALVIPREDIESQLGALNILASVLGGLIIIALIGVWRQLQLLERARTRIAQEALLNRLINRIRESLDLRVIVQTTITELAALLKLKRVLFGWYDPQTQRFELFFMFPQKAFVEGTQFQTSIDLDLPKALQDGKFVCLMPVNPEAKPSGLLKLQAGSYLSIAIPTQEKRTGYLIGLDSHPLSRDDQELLNVVADQLAIAITQSHLYSQTQAQVQLLNETLETLKKTQLRLIQSEKMSSLGQLIAGIAHEINNPVNFIYGNLVHANQYIQELLELIELYQLHYPRPPQSIQDKTEFIDLEFIREDLPKLLSSIQVGAQRIREIVKSLRIFSRLDEAEVKGVDIHESIDSALMILQNRFKPRPHFPGIQVIKDYGKLPPVECYAGQLNQVFMNILSNAIDALEEFHLKNLYSNSDSPAKITINTRLTQDSNNGDQIAICIEDNGPGIPEAVQQRLFDPFFTTKPVGKGTGLGLAISYQIVTERHNGELQCHSVEGQGTQFLIQIPVRQSKT